One Candidatus Goldiibacteriota bacterium genomic window carries:
- a CDS encoding 6-phosphofructokinase, with product MVKRIAVMTTGGDAPGMNAAIRGVVRTAIGLGMEVYAIEEGFSGLLQNMFKKMESYSVSNIVNKGGTILRTVRSKDFRIPAKRHEAYAYLKKNLIDGLIVIGGDGSRMGAYTVTKEAGIPTVFIPASIDNDVYGTDFTIGFDTAVNVALEAIDKIRDTAASHERVFIVELMGREHGFLTLECGITGGAEIILIPEFKKDFNLLKIANTLKAGIKRGKSSSIIVMAEGLGSGIDFAVKLEKKLGFEVRCSVLGYIQRGGTPTARSRKLGLSFGYNAVKLIKKMKTGESKMVGIQGNDIVIHDMKNVTGKERDIDKDSYEMNKIFSL from the coding sequence ATGGTTAAACGCATTGCCGTAATGACAACCGGAGGCGACGCGCCCGGTATGAACGCCGCAATAAGGGGCGTGGTAAGGACCGCCATAGGGTTAGGAATGGAAGTATACGCCATTGAAGAGGGTTTCAGCGGCCTTCTGCAGAACATGTTCAAAAAGATGGAATCATATTCGGTGAGTAATATTGTAAATAAAGGCGGCACTATATTAAGGACTGTGCGGTCAAAAGATTTCAGGATTCCCGCAAAAAGGCACGAAGCTTACGCGTATCTTAAGAAGAATCTTATAGACGGACTTATAGTAATAGGCGGCGACGGGTCAAGGATGGGGGCTTATACGGTAACTAAAGAAGCGGGGATACCAACGGTATTTATACCGGCTTCAATTGATAATGATGTTTATGGCACCGACTTTACAATAGGATTTGACACGGCGGTCAACGTGGCGCTTGAAGCCATTGATAAGATAAGGGACACAGCGGCATCGCATGAAAGGGTGTTTATTGTGGAATTAATGGGAAGGGAGCATGGTTTTTTAACTCTTGAATGCGGGATAACCGGGGGCGCGGAAATAATTCTTATACCTGAATTTAAAAAAGATTTTAACCTTTTAAAGATTGCTAATACCTTAAAGGCAGGCATAAAAAGGGGCAAAAGCAGCAGCATAATAGTTATGGCCGAAGGGCTTGGCAGCGGTATTGATTTTGCCGTTAAGCTTGAAAAGAAACTGGGTTTTGAAGTGCGCTGTTCCGTGCTGGGTTATATTCAAAGGGGCGGCACGCCGACAGCAAGAAGCAGAAAACTTGGGCTTAGTTTTGGATATAACGCCGTAAAACTGATTAAGAAAATGAAAACAGGCGAAAGCAAAATGGTGGGAATTCAGGGTAATGATATTGTGATTCATGACATGAAAAATGTAACCGGAAAAGAAAGGGATATTGATAAAGATTCTTACGAAATGAATAAAATATTTTCTTTATAG